The following are from one region of the Phormidium sp. PBR-2020 genome:
- a CDS encoding universal stress protein, protein MTFHKILVAIDDSKAAPKVFRHALNTAVQDEAELMIFNCTTMQRVSESIPLMGTGIGIDLSSSKMMFEMQQEHWKKEAVRVEKLLKNYVEKAEAEGVNVTPETKFGDPGSWICDLAKNWQADLIVLGRRGHRGLKEVLLGSVSNYVLHHADCSVMVVQGS, encoded by the coding sequence ATGACATTCCATAAAATTTTAGTCGCCATTGATGACTCCAAAGCTGCCCCTAAAGTATTCCGTCATGCCCTGAACACCGCTGTACAAGATGAAGCGGAGTTAATGATATTCAATTGCACTACCATGCAGCGCGTCAGCGAATCCATCCCCCTCATGGGAACCGGAATTGGCATTGACTTGTCCAGCAGCAAAATGATGTTTGAAATGCAACAAGAGCATTGGAAAAAAGAAGCAGTTCGAGTTGAAAAACTCCTGAAAAACTATGTCGAAAAAGCCGAAGCTGAGGGAGTTAACGTCACCCCTGAAACCAAGTTTGGCGACCCAGGGTCTTGGATTTGTGATCTCGCCAAGAACTGGCAAGCGGATCTAATTGTTCTCGGACGGCGAGGTCACCGGGGTCTCAAAGAAGTCCTACTCGGCAGTGTAAGTAACTACGTTCTTCATCACGCCGATTGTTCCGTGATGGTTGTTCAAGGGAGTTGA
- a CDS encoding ADP-ribosylglycohydrolase family protein: MNPSPVLAGLMGVCVGDALGVPLEISSRAERQDDPVTDIRGYGTYKQPPGTWSDDSSLTFCLADALCDGFDLNRIAKNFCLWLTEALWTPYNEVFGVGGTTCRAIVKLLRGVPATDSGETGDRSNGNGSLMRILPMVYFANHLPFPELLERVHQVSAITHAHPRSQMACGLYISIAKELLQGQTPEAAVTAGLAAVEPFYEQAPFQKERSHFHRLSPQLAQLPIQKISSTGYVVHSLEAALWCFLNTNSYPEAVLQAINLGGDTDTVAAITGGLAGLHYGYEAIPQHWREAIARKDDIITLCQRLAQHLDP; encoded by the coding sequence ATTAACCCCTCTCCCGTTCTCGCTGGCTTAATGGGTGTCTGTGTCGGCGACGCCCTCGGGGTTCCCCTAGAAATTAGCTCCCGGGCCGAACGACAAGACGACCCAGTGACCGATATCCGGGGCTATGGAACCTACAAGCAACCCCCCGGAACTTGGTCTGATGATAGTTCTCTGACCTTCTGTTTAGCCGATGCACTCTGTGACGGCTTTGACTTGAACCGCATCGCCAAGAACTTCTGTCTCTGGCTCACCGAAGCCCTGTGGACTCCTTATAACGAGGTCTTCGGCGTAGGAGGAACCACCTGTCGAGCCATTGTTAAACTACTGCGGGGAGTTCCCGCCACAGACTCGGGAGAAACGGGCGATCGCAGTAATGGGAACGGCTCTCTGATGCGGATTTTGCCCATGGTCTATTTTGCCAATCATCTCCCGTTCCCGGAACTCCTAGAGCGAGTCCATCAAGTCTCCGCCATCACCCACGCCCACCCTCGCAGCCAGATGGCCTGTGGACTGTATATCAGTATCGCCAAAGAACTCCTACAAGGACAAACCCCTGAGGCGGCTGTGACCGCCGGTTTAGCCGCCGTAGAACCGTTTTATGAACAAGCCCCCTTTCAAAAAGAGCGATCGCACTTCCACCGTCTCAGCCCCCAACTGGCTCAACTCCCCATCCAGAAGATTTCCTCAACCGGCTATGTGGTTCACAGTTTAGAAGCCGCTCTCTGGTGTTTTCTCAACACCAACAGTTACCCCGAGGCCGTGTTACAAGCCATCAACCTAGGAGGAGATACAGATACCGTCGCCGCCATTACCGGGGGACTCGCCGGCTTGCACTATGGCTATGAGGCCATTCCCCAACATTGGCGGGAGGCGATCGCCCGCAAAGACGATATCATCACCCTATGCCAACGACTCGCCCAACACCTAGACCCATAA
- a CDS encoding ferrous iron transport protein A produces the protein MMKRQRQRHRGDKTPQSWGFTFVGGGSDRPEMRQDGSPEDSVFALSHASIGDRLWVVDLPAGLEPKGLRLGDEVSILSCTESGSVVLSVNGQQLGFCGDRTQAIYVSRQSQPRTQLRQLKAGSAGRILGYDCPHRGYRKRLLAMGLTPGTKFTVTRHAPLGDPVEICVRGFSLSLRKHEASALLVEVVEE, from the coding sequence ATGATGAAACGTCAACGTCAACGCCATCGGGGCGATAAAACGCCCCAGAGTTGGGGCTTTACCTTTGTCGGCGGCGGTAGCGATCGCCCGGAGATGCGCCAAGACGGGTCTCCTGAGGACTCGGTGTTTGCCCTCAGTCACGCTAGTATCGGCGATCGCCTCTGGGTGGTGGACTTACCGGCTGGGTTGGAGCCAAAAGGGTTACGCCTCGGCGATGAGGTAAGCATTCTTAGTTGCACCGAGAGCGGTTCGGTGGTGTTATCGGTGAATGGTCAACAATTGGGATTTTGTGGCGATCGCACTCAGGCCATTTATGTCTCTCGGCAATCCCAACCCCGGACCCAACTCCGTCAGCTTAAGGCGGGGTCTGCGGGACGCATTCTCGGCTACGACTGCCCCCATCGAGGCTATCGTAAACGCTTACTGGCCATGGGATTGACCCCCGGAACCAAATTTACGGTGACGCGCCATGCCCCCCTCGGGGACCCGGTGGAAATCTGCGTGCGCGGCTTTAGTCTCAGCCTACGCAAACACGAAGCTAGTGCCCTGTTAGTCGAAGTGGTTGAGGAGTAA
- the feoB gene encoding Fe(2+) transporter permease subunit FeoB: MTSIATHQAKIAAIGNPNSGKTTLFNALTGANQVTGNWPGVTVERVEGTYVHEGQTLTVVDLPGVYSLDAEDADTGLDERIARDYLLSGEADLIANIVDASNLERNLYLTTQLIEMRLPMVVVLNMVDVAEDHGLEINLERLSQRLGCPVVAVVASKSRGMSELRAAITQGLQSPPIPPTFVAYPAVVEDAIAAMLPHLEAQSSPVDPRWRALRLLEYNDLTLPRQQQPDLDRLIRVWQKRVQDVLGEDLDIVIADARYGFIRNITEVALLRSRQVSTSLTQRIDNVVLNRWLGIPLFLAVMYLMFLFAINVGSVFIDFFELLTGAIFVEGFANVLAGVGSPDWLIALLANGAGGGVQTVSTFIPVIACTFLFLAFLEDSGYMARAAFVMDRLMRFMGLPGKSFVPMLVGFGCNVPAILATRSLESPRDRLLTILMNPFMSCGARLPVYALFAAAFFPVGGQNVVFGLYLTGIAAAVVTGLILKQTLLQGEVSHFIMELPLYHLPTLRGVLWRTWDRLREFILRAGQVIIIMVMILGLLNTVRWDGSFGDSETSVLTDVSRRITPVFAPMGIQQENYPATVGIFTGVFAKEAVVGSLDALYGQLAREAAAEAEEPFEFWPTIEEAFTSIGDNFRELGGQLLDPLGLDVGDIDDVEGAAEEQGVATHTFGQMVSRFDGQVGAFAYLLFVLLYFPCLAATAAIYRETGSRWTLFAALWTTGLAYWVATFFYQFATFDRHPGSSTAWLVGLLVFLTLLLAGMRRIGRVV, encoded by the coding sequence ATGACCTCTATTGCAACCCATCAGGCCAAAATTGCCGCCATCGGCAATCCCAATTCTGGCAAAACCACCCTCTTCAACGCCCTCACGGGAGCCAATCAGGTGACTGGGAACTGGCCCGGTGTCACCGTTGAACGGGTCGAAGGAACCTATGTCCATGAGGGTCAAACCTTGACGGTGGTGGATTTGCCGGGGGTGTACTCCCTCGATGCCGAAGATGCGGATACGGGCCTCGATGAACGAATTGCCCGAGATTATCTCCTCTCCGGCGAGGCGGACTTAATTGCCAATATCGTTGATGCGTCTAATTTGGAACGCAATCTCTATCTGACGACGCAATTGATTGAAATGCGTCTGCCGATGGTGGTGGTGTTGAATATGGTGGATGTGGCTGAAGACCACGGGTTAGAGATTAACCTTGAGCGGTTATCGCAACGGTTAGGCTGTCCGGTGGTGGCGGTGGTAGCCTCGAAATCTCGGGGAATGAGCGAGTTGCGGGCGGCGATTACCCAGGGGTTACAGTCGCCGCCGATTCCGCCGACGTTTGTGGCCTATCCGGCGGTGGTGGAGGATGCGATCGCCGCGATGTTGCCCCATTTAGAGGCCCAGTCGTCTCCGGTTGACCCCCGCTGGAGGGCGTTGCGGCTGTTGGAATACAATGATTTGACCCTTCCTCGACAGCAGCAGCCGGATCTCGATCGCCTGATTCGTGTTTGGCAAAAGCGGGTTCAGGATGTTCTGGGGGAAGATTTGGATATTGTCATCGCCGATGCTCGCTATGGCTTTATTCGTAATATAACTGAGGTGGCGTTGCTGCGATCGCGCCAAGTCAGTACCAGTCTCACGCAACGGATTGATAACGTGGTGCTGAATCGCTGGTTGGGGATTCCCCTGTTTTTGGCGGTGATGTATCTGATGTTCCTGTTCGCCATTAATGTGGGCAGTGTTTTTATTGATTTCTTTGAACTGCTGACTGGGGCGATTTTTGTGGAGGGGTTCGCTAACGTCTTGGCGGGGGTTGGTAGTCCGGATTGGTTAATTGCGTTGTTGGCCAACGGGGCCGGTGGCGGCGTTCAAACGGTGTCCACGTTTATTCCGGTGATTGCCTGTACCTTCTTGTTTTTGGCGTTTCTGGAAGACTCCGGCTATATGGCCCGGGCCGCGTTTGTCATGGATCGTTTGATGCGATTTATGGGGCTACCGGGGAAGTCCTTTGTGCCGATGTTGGTGGGGTTTGGCTGTAATGTGCCAGCGATTTTGGCCACTCGCAGTCTGGAGAGTCCCCGCGATCGCCTGCTGACGATTCTCATGAATCCGTTTATGTCTTGTGGGGCGAGATTGCCGGTGTATGCCCTATTTGCGGCGGCGTTTTTTCCGGTGGGGGGTCAAAATGTGGTCTTTGGTCTCTATTTGACGGGGATTGCGGCAGCGGTGGTGACGGGATTGATTCTCAAGCAAACCCTGCTGCAAGGGGAGGTGTCTCATTTCATTATGGAGTTGCCGCTCTATCATCTGCCGACATTGCGCGGGGTGTTATGGCGGACGTGGGATCGCTTGCGGGAGTTTATTCTGCGGGCGGGACAGGTGATTATTATTATGGTGATGATTTTGGGCCTCCTCAATACAGTCCGCTGGGATGGTTCGTTTGGAGATTCGGAAACTTCGGTGTTGACGGATGTTAGCCGTCGAATTACGCCGGTGTTTGCGCCGATGGGGATTCAGCAGGAAAATTATCCGGCGACGGTGGGGATTTTTACGGGAGTATTTGCGAAGGAGGCCGTTGTGGGGTCCCTCGATGCCCTCTATGGACAGTTGGCCCGGGAAGCGGCGGCGGAGGCGGAGGAACCGTTTGAGTTCTGGCCGACGATTGAGGAAGCGTTTACTTCGATTGGCGACAATTTCCGGGAGTTGGGGGGACAATTGCTCGACCCTCTGGGCCTGGATGTGGGGGATATTGATGATGTCGAAGGTGCGGCGGAGGAACAGGGGGTGGCGACACATACGTTTGGCCAGATGGTGAGTCGGTTTGACGGCCAGGTGGGGGCGTTTGCGTATTTGTTGTTTGTGTTGTTGTATTTCCCCTGTTTGGCAGCCACGGCGGCGATTTATCGGGAGACGGGATCTCGTTGGACGCTGTTTGCGGCGCTTTGGACGACGGGGTTGGCCTATTGGGTGGCGACGTTCTTTTACCAGTTTGCGACCTTTGACCGCCATCCGGGGTCTTCGACGGCTTGGTTGGTGGGGTTACTGGTATTTTTGACGCTGCTTCTGGCGGGGATGCGTCGTATTGGTCGAGTGGTTTAG
- a CDS encoding sugar metabolism transcriptional regulator: MILREVQGYLAEHQSVSLADLVNHFHCDRDLLRLMLKKLIRKGRVQQLPCGQRCGDCHHCDPDQFEWYRFIR; this comes from the coding sequence ATGATTTTACGAGAAGTCCAGGGCTATTTGGCTGAGCATCAGTCGGTATCGTTGGCGGATTTGGTGAATCATTTTCACTGCGATCGCGATCTGTTGCGGCTGATGCTGAAGAAGTTGATTCGTAAGGGACGGGTGCAACAGTTACCCTGTGGTCAACGTTGTGGGGATTGTCACCATTGCGATCCGGATCAGTTTGAGTGGTATCGGTTTATTCGTTAG
- a CDS encoding nucleotidyltransferase domain-containing protein: MKHQKLPEIIELIKNWFNTHYSVQVVQIILYGSQARGEAKPDSDIDLLIVMKSAFNYTDEIEKTSEFIQKISLEYETVVSRAFVSEQRFNQEKSPFILNVHREGIVL; encoded by the coding sequence ATGAAACATCAGAAATTACCTGAAATTATAGAACTTATCAAAAATTGGTTTAACACCCATTATTCTGTCCAGGTTGTGCAAATTATTTTATATGGTTCTCAAGCTAGGGGGGAAGCTAAACCGGATTCAGATATTGACTTGTTGATTGTGATGAAATCTGCGTTTAATTATACTGATGAAATCGAAAAGACCAGTGAGTTTATTCAAAAAATATCTTTAGAATATGAGACGGTTGTTTCTCGTGCTTTCGTCTCCGAACAGCGTTTTAATCAAGAAAAAAGTCCATTTATTTTGAATGTTCATAGAGAAGGGATTGTTTTATGA
- a CDS encoding CHAT domain-containing protein → MEYLRGEIGADSEGYKRNFNEEWNGVYGGMVEVCLKLGKYTDAIEYADRSKARNLVELMATRDAYPGGVIPENIRQRLQELKIAIAQAERCLQQDPNRNYTHLNQLRQEKQKLDPYKHLHFQAMQKLLDGETAIFEWYILNDKFLTFTLTAQSLNLWTSSEEDRQNLIDWGESYINDYRSNSSQWRDTLAQCLAQLPQILHLDEILANLRKNFPNCQKLILIPHRFLHLFPLHALPVTTEDGEGKFLQDLFPKGVGYAPNCQVLQQAQNRSRPDFNRLFAIQNPTQDLQFTDMEVEAIQSLFNPHQVLKHDQAEKAAIDKETLKNAHCTHFSCHGYFNFEDALKSALILAKSEFTPPPPTDDPSRYLPLEDDKLLDLEKCLTLEDILRLDLTNCRLVTLSACETGITDFTSTSDEYIGLPSGFILAGSPNVVSTLWAVADISTAIFMIQFYQTLQQQPELSVVLALRQTQTWLREATVQDLLDWVDGCAVISEERRGPMKFTLQWGKTPEIKPYSSPYYWAAFCAIGQTN, encoded by the coding sequence GTGGAATATCTGCGGGGGGAAATTGGAGCCGATAGTGAGGGCTATAAACGCAACTTTAATGAAGAATGGAACGGAGTTTATGGCGGTATGGTGGAGGTGTGCCTAAAATTGGGCAAATACACTGATGCCATTGAATATGCTGATCGCAGTAAAGCACGGAACTTGGTGGAACTCATGGCTACTCGTGACGCTTATCCCGGCGGTGTGATTCCCGAGAACATCCGCCAACGGTTGCAGGAACTCAAAATCGCTATTGCCCAAGCGGAACGCTGCCTCCAACAAGACCCCAACCGCAACTATACCCACCTCAACCAACTGCGGCAAGAGAAACAAAAACTTGACCCCTATAAACACCTGCATTTCCAGGCGATGCAAAAGTTACTGGATGGTGAAACCGCTATCTTCGAATGGTACATCCTGAATGACAAGTTCCTCACCTTCACCCTCACTGCGCAAAGCCTTAACCTCTGGACCTCATCCGAGGAAGACCGACAAAACCTCATCGACTGGGGAGAGTCCTACATCAACGACTACCGAAGCAACAGCAGCCAATGGCGCGATACCCTTGCTCAATGCCTCGCACAACTCCCCCAAATCCTACACCTGGATGAAATCCTGGCAAACCTGCGGAAAAACTTCCCCAACTGCCAAAAACTCATCCTCATCCCTCACCGCTTCCTGCACCTGTTCCCCCTCCACGCCTTACCCGTTACCACAGAAGACGGTGAGGGCAAATTCCTACAAGACCTCTTCCCCAAAGGCGTGGGCTATGCCCCTAACTGCCAAGTCCTGCAACAAGCCCAAAACCGCTCACGCCCCGACTTTAACCGCCTCTTCGCCATCCAAAACCCCACCCAAGACCTCCAGTTCACCGATATGGAAGTCGAAGCCATCCAATCCCTCTTTAACCCCCACCAAGTCCTCAAACATGACCAAGCCGAAAAAGCCGCCATTGATAAAGAAACCCTGAAAAACGCCCACTGTACCCACTTCTCCTGTCATGGCTATTTCAACTTTGAAGATGCCCTCAAATCCGCCCTCATCCTGGCTAAAAGCGAATTTACACCCCCGCCGCCCACCGATGACCCCAGCCGCTATCTCCCCCTAGAAGACGACAAACTGCTGGATTTAGAAAAATGTCTCACCTTAGAGGATATCCTCCGCCTTGACCTGACCAATTGCCGTCTCGTCACCCTCTCCGCCTGCGAAACCGGTATCACTGACTTCACCTCTACCAGTGATGAATATATCGGTTTACCCAGTGGCTTCATTTTGGCGGGTTCTCCCAATGTGGTCAGTACCCTTTGGGCGGTAGCGGATATCTCCACGGCAATTTTTATGATTCAGTTTTATCAAACGCTCCAGCAACAGCCTGAACTGTCCGTGGTTTTGGCGTTGCGGCAGACTCAGACCTGGCTGCGGGAAGCCACGGTGCAAGATTTGTTAGACTGGGTTGATGGCTGTGCGGTGATTAGTGAGGAACGGCGGGGGCCAATGAAATTCACCTTACAATGGGGGAAAACCCCCGAAATTAAGCCCTATTCATCTCCTTACTATTGGGCGGCATTTTGCGCCATTGGACAGACAAATTGA